From the bacterium genome, the window ATTAGCAAATAAGAATGTTGATACAGGGGCTGGATTTGAAAGATTTGCCATGGTCCTTGAAGGTAAGAATAATTTCTATGAGACAGATCTTTTTGATGATATCTTTGCAAAAATTGAAGAGTTGATAACCGACGTCACACCAAATGCAAGTATTGATAATGGTTTTAATGCACTTAGAGCAAAAAGAATTGTTGCAGATCACGTTAGAACTTCTGTAATGCTTATATCAGACGGTGTTACTCCATCAAATACTGATCAAGGTTACATTTTAAGAAGACTACTTAGACGTGCTGTTAGACTAGCTGACAACCTAGGTCTTAAGAAGGGTTCTCTGTTTTGGATTGCTGATGCTGTAGTAAATACATACGGAGATATTTATGAAAGTCTTGCAAAACAAAAAGAAACTATAAAAGTCACAATTGATGCCGAGGAACAGAAGTTTAGAAATACACTTTCACATGGCTTGAAAGAGTTTGATAGAATCGTAAAAAAACTTGAGTCAAAAGGTCTTGGTGGTGCCGATAAGGATTTAGAAGAAGACCTAAAAAGAGACTCAAATCTAATAAGCGGAAAGGATGCTTTTATTCTGTTCAGTACATACGGTTTTCCAGTTGAAATGACAATTGAAATGGCGGGGGAGATTGGAAAAACTGTAGACAGAGAAGAATTCGATGAGGAAATGAAAAGTCATCAAGATTTATCAAGATCAGGCGCTGGGCAAAAGTTTAAAGGAGGAATGGGAGATACAAGTGATATTTCTATTAGATATCACACAGCTACTCATTTGCTTCACCAGGCTCTTAGACAGGTTCTGGGAACTCATGTATCACAAAAGGGAAGCAATATTACTCCAGAGAGACTTCGTTTTGACTTTGCACATACTGCAAAAATGACTGATGAAGAAAAGCAAAAAGTGGAGGATATTGTTAATAAAAAAATAGAAGAGGCATTACCTGTAAATGTTGTTGAGCTTCCAATTGAGGAAGCTACAAAAACAGGAGCTCTACATTTCTTTGGTGAAAAGTATGGAGACAAGGTTACCTTGTATTACATAGGAGATACTATTGATGAAGCTTTCTCTAAAGAATTCTGTGGAGGCCCTCATGTAAAGAATACTTCTGAACTTGGTCATTTTAAAATTCAAAAGGAAGAAGCTGTTGCACAAGGTATAAGACGTATCAAGGCAGTTCTATCATAAACTTGTAAACTTATTAAAAATATTCGATTCAGCAGAATCGCCTACTGGGAGATTTAACAAAATCACCTAATGGGTGCTATAATATTAGTAATGAAATTTAGTACATCTATCATTGCGTATATCGGTAATGGGGTAGTTAAGGGTGGTTTGGTTCTGCATGAAAAAGGCAAGAGACCAAAAATTCTTTCCGCAAGAACAAATAAATTAAAATATAATACAGAAAGAAGTAGGGCTCAAATAGAAACACTTATTTTAGCTGAATTTGATAATCTTATTAAGGAAATAAAAACTAAGGATTTTCCTCATCTATATGAAAAGAAATGCGGTAAACCAGAAAGTGCTTTAATTGTCTTATCTTCACCTTGGTACATACCTGAAACTAATGTAATTAAAATGAAGGAGGCGATACCTTTCTTAATTACAGATAATTTGATCGAAAAAGCTAGGTCAAATATAACAAAAGCTCATAAGGGTGAAAATGATAGTGTTTTAGCTTTGGAACAAAATATCTTATCTACAGTTGTTAATGGTTATACTACAGATAGTCCAATTGGAATGAAGGCTAGTACACTAGATATAAACGTAATTACAAGTTACGCAAGAGCAGAATCAATAAAAAGAATCGAAGGTATTGTAAATGATAATTTTCATTTAGATAATATACACATTCATTCTCAATCAGTAGTATCATTTTCTGCTATCAAAGATTTGCACCCTGATCTTAAGGATTATTTAATTGTTGATGTAACTTCTGCTGTAACTGAAGTCCTAAAAATAAAAGACGGCATATTCAAGGACACAGCCTCTTTTCCGCTTGGTAAGTACTTTGTACTCCAAAGTGTAGCAAAATCAATGAATTTTACGTCCCCTGAGGTTGCTGAATCTATGATTAAATCATGTTCACTAAATAAGTTAGAGGAACAAATGCATCATAATGTTCAATCATCCGTTGGCTTGGCTGGAAAGGAATGGCTTAAACAGTTCTCTTCAGTATTAAATGTAATCACAGGAAGTAGTATATTGCCTAAAAAGATATTTTTGTTCTCTTCACGTAGTACATCGTGTGTTTTTAAGATGTTTATTGAAAGTGAACAGTATCATCAATTCGCCTCAACACAGGGTAAATTTGAAGTAGAAACGATAGAAGCAAAAGACCTGTCATCATTGTGTGAAATTGATAGTGGTGCAAACCTGTTCCTAGATCTTGATATTTCAACTGTTGTTGGTGCACTTTTCAACAACAAAAAGTTATTCTCTTAACAAAAAGTGTCTTGTTCGTGGTATATTTATAATATAAGTTATGACAAAAAAATCTAAATTCTACGATATTATCCCTAAGGAAAAAAGGTCTATAAGAAATATTTCTATTTCCGAGAAAGGAACTAGTGATGATGAAGTGGAAAAGAAGATAAACCATGGCGAGATGTTGGAAGAATCAGTTGTAAAAAAAACTGTTCATAAAAATGCTACAAAGAAGCATGATCACAATGAATCATCCAGTGTGGAGATAAAGAAACTGGAAAGACCAATAACTAATGTCGAGGATTATGACACTGATGAGTATATAGAAATAATTGACCGTAAGATTTCTGATGATGAAACTACAGAAGAAATTCATATTCTAGGAGAGAATAAACATGAGATAGAGAATAAAAAAATCCCAGAGCTTACAGAAACTGAAGATAATGACTTTACGGATTACACAAATAAGAATACTGCGTACGGCAATGGAAGAAATGGAATTGTAAGTTGTATTAGGGGTTTTTTTAAGGGATCATACAAATTACCTATATTCATATTTACAATTCTGATTGTTTGTTTCTTTGCACTAAATTTATTTGCTTCAACAACTATTACTATTAAAACCGAAAGTCTTAGGGCTTCACTTGGGTCCGGAGTGAGCTTTGATCAAGGAAATGGAGAAACACTTCAATCGACGACAACTGATTCAGTTAGCGTACCAGCAACTGGTACTATTAAACTAGATAAAAGATCTACAGGAACTGTTGTTATATTCAATAATACAACTGCAAGCCAGAAGCTTACAAAGGGCACTAGATTACAGTCATCAAATGGATTAGTTTATTTATTGAATTCTGCAGTTACGGTCCCTGCAAAAAAGACTGTTTCAAAGAAAGTTACAATGGGTAGTGTTACAACAACCTTTAGTGCGGAAGCTTCAGGTGACAAATATAACTCTGGTCCAAAGGACTTTACATTTCCAGGTTTCAAAGGTACTGCCAAGTTTACGACCATATATGGTAGATCAAAAGGTAGTATTGCAGGAGGTTACTCAGGAGAAGT encodes:
- a CDS encoding alanine--tRNA ligase, with protein sequence MKSREIRQKYLDFFAKRGHAVLPSTSLVPENDPSVLFNTAGMQPLVPYLLGEKHPLGTRLCSIQKCVRTIDLEEVGDNTHATFFEMMGNWSLGDYFKKESINWSFELLTSEEGFGLDANRLYVTCFEGNKDAPKDEESAGIWKEIFDKNGIKGNRIFFLPEKNNWWSAGDNGPCGADTEIFYDLTNTHTEGLSHEDFVKADSAQELVEIWNNVFMEFEKKDGEIIGKLANKNVDTGAGFERFAMVLEGKNNFYETDLFDDIFAKIEELITDVTPNASIDNGFNALRAKRIVADHVRTSVMLISDGVTPSNTDQGYILRRLLRRAVRLADNLGLKKGSLFWIADAVVNTYGDIYESLAKQKETIKVTIDAEEQKFRNTLSHGLKEFDRIVKKLESKGLGGADKDLEEDLKRDSNLISGKDAFILFSTYGFPVEMTIEMAGEIGKTVDREEFDEEMKSHQDLSRSGAGQKFKGGMGDTSDISIRYHTATHLLHQALRQVLGTHVSQKGSNITPERLRFDFAHTAKMTDEEKQKVEDIVNKKIEEALPVNVVELPIEEATKTGALHFFGEKYGDKVTLYYIGDTIDEAFSKEFCGGPHVKNTSELGHFKIQKEEAVAQGIRRIKAVLS